The following are encoded in a window of Gammaproteobacteria bacterium genomic DNA:
- a CDS encoding Txe/YoeB family addiction module toxin has translation MKIAFEKIAFADFTAWAEQDRKIHKRIVALIMDIMRDPRQGIGKPEPLRHELHGYWSRRINDEHRLVYRVETETITIIACKHHYE, from the coding sequence ATGAAAATCGCCTTTGAAAAGATCGCATTCGCCGATTTTACCGCGTGGGCTGAGCAGGATCGGAAAATTCATAAGCGCATTGTGGCCTTGATCATGGATATCATGCGTGATCCTCGTCAGGGCATTGGCAAACCGGAACCACTCAGACATGAATTGCATGGCTACTGGTCACGGCGCATTAACGATGAACATCGGTTGGTTTATCGCGTCGAAACCGAAACCATTACCATTATTGCTTGCAAACATCACTACGAATAA
- a CDS encoding 4Fe-4S binding protein, producing MTPFQRQRVLYQGGFFILFLFAPVVDLLRFDLTQGHLILFGAPWTLGLDDYLAGRIDHQQMSLNILLRVIAPLVLLAVVFLGVAWRWGRLYCGWLCPHFSVVETINQLVRKASGKQSIWDKKPGPPYHPNGTPALSDRRYWFLAMPLALVFAFLWAVALLTYLLPPAEVYGNLFQWSLTRNQALFIGVATTVLFLEFTFARHLFCRYACAVGMFQSLAWMSNRQAMVVGYPRERARDCAACPSFCDHACPMRLKPRNIKRLMFACTQCGQCIDACGTVQRDNPQGSLLHWIEGQQALQADGSQGLLTGQSAMDKAKTGSRPLKSVV from the coding sequence TCGATCTGCTGCGTTTCGATTTGACGCAAGGGCACCTGATCCTTTTTGGCGCGCCGTGGACGCTGGGCCTGGACGATTATCTGGCCGGACGGATCGACCATCAGCAGATGTCGCTGAACATTCTGTTGCGGGTCATCGCGCCGCTGGTGCTGCTGGCCGTCGTGTTTCTCGGCGTCGCCTGGCGCTGGGGCCGTTTGTACTGCGGCTGGCTGTGTCCGCATTTCTCGGTGGTGGAAACCATCAATCAACTGGTGCGCAAGGCCAGCGGCAAGCAAAGCATCTGGGACAAAAAGCCGGGACCGCCTTATCACCCGAACGGGACGCCGGCGTTATCCGACCGGCGCTACTGGTTCCTGGCGATGCCTCTCGCGCTGGTCTTCGCCTTCCTGTGGGCCGTGGCGTTATTGACTTATCTGCTGCCGCCAGCTGAGGTTTACGGCAACCTGTTCCAGTGGAGCCTGACGCGCAATCAGGCGCTGTTCATCGGCGTGGCGACCACGGTGCTGTTTCTGGAATTCACCTTTGCCCGGCATCTGTTCTGCCGCTACGCCTGCGCCGTCGGGATGTTTCAGAGTCTGGCGTGGATGAGCAACCGTCAGGCGATGGTCGTGGGTTATCCGCGGGAACGCGCCCGTGATTGCGCCGCTTGCCCGTCTTTCTGCGATCACGCCTGCCCGATGCGCCTCAAGCCACGCAATATCAAGCGTTTGATGTTCGCTTGCACCCAGTGCGGGCAATGCATCGACGCCTGTGGAACGGTGCAGCGCGATAACCCCCAGGGAAGTCTGTTGCACTGGATCGAGGGTCAGCAGGCGTTGCAGGCCGATGGCTCGCAAGGGTTGCTAACGGGCCAGTCAGCAATGGACAAGGCTAAAACCGGTTCCAGACCCCTCAAGTCCGTCGTTTGA